A window of the Rhizobium brockwellii genome harbors these coding sequences:
- a CDS encoding GNAT family N-acetyltransferase: protein MTMRTASPDDLKTIATLTAAAYRPYSELFGAPPMPVTEDYAPRIERGEVWLREIGGQTAGLVVVEQHSDHLMLFSIAVSPAFQGAGHGLAMLSWLEGKAREWAVPEIRLYTNARMERNIALYSAFGFQETGRRPNPYRPGWTLVDMTKEIDAA, encoded by the coding sequence ATGACGATGAGGACGGCGTCGCCCGATGATCTGAAAACGATCGCGACGCTGACAGCAGCCGCCTATCGGCCCTATAGCGAGCTGTTCGGCGCTCCGCCGATGCCGGTGACGGAGGATTACGCGCCGCGGATCGAACGCGGCGAGGTCTGGCTGCGCGAGATCGGCGGGCAAACGGCCGGCCTGGTGGTCGTCGAGCAACATTCCGATCACCTCATGCTGTTCAGCATCGCGGTCTCGCCAGCCTTTCAGGGGGCCGGACATGGACTGGCGATGCTGAGCTGGCTGGAAGGCAAGGCGCGGGAATGGGCCGTGCCGGAGATCCGGCTCTACACCAATGCGCGGATGGAGCGGAACATCGCGCTCTACAGCGCCTTCGGGTTTCAGGAAACGGGTCGCCGGCCGAACCCTTATCGGCCAGGATGGACGCTCGTCGACATGACGAAAGAGATCGATGCGGCCTGA